A window of the Pelagicoccus enzymogenes genome harbors these coding sequences:
- a CDS encoding NfeD family protein — translation MIIRCCTLICLGLWASITNSIVSAQVAVEEPEAVESANAPAKDGGEESAKFYVVPVEGPIGPTTLYAIRGSVKTAIAEGYGTVVLDMNTPGGRLDSTLEIMEVLDRFPGKTITYVNDEAISAGAIIAAVTNEIYFTSKAVIGSAEPVTGQGEDINESMKRKLMSYLNAKMEAYTDQYAFRSEVIRAMMDPEFEFKIGEEVISPKGELLNLTAKRAHEVYGDPPMPLLGSGIVDDLDKLISSLAVDTDPVITRFEATWSLSLAEFIVGLAPFLLAVAVISVYVEFQTPGFGVFGIVGVVFFLIAIFGHNVAGLSGHEPLLLFIIGVALLFLEVFVAPGTLFFAIPGFIMMLVSLVWAMADIWPSETPDFTWSWEMFEKPVQNLVGGVLMGVVGVLVLARFLPKTFLWDRLVLKESVAGLGGDVEGVSASSAESSLVGAVAVAVSDLMPSGEIEIDGRRYDAKLNFGSADRGTQVRVVSKSDFGYIVEIADS, via the coding sequence ATGATAATTCGTTGCTGTACCCTGATTTGCCTCGGTTTGTGGGCATCAATCACGAATTCGATCGTCTCGGCTCAAGTGGCAGTCGAGGAACCGGAGGCTGTCGAGTCTGCCAATGCCCCGGCGAAGGATGGGGGAGAGGAGTCGGCCAAATTTTATGTGGTTCCAGTCGAGGGGCCGATCGGGCCGACGACCTTGTATGCCATTCGCGGGAGCGTGAAGACAGCGATTGCGGAAGGCTACGGCACCGTGGTGCTGGATATGAACACTCCGGGAGGGCGTCTCGATTCTACTTTGGAGATCATGGAGGTTCTCGACCGTTTTCCCGGTAAAACGATCACCTATGTGAACGACGAAGCTATTTCGGCGGGAGCGATTATCGCAGCGGTGACGAACGAGATTTACTTCACCTCCAAGGCGGTCATCGGCAGCGCGGAGCCAGTTACGGGGCAGGGAGAGGACATCAACGAGTCGATGAAACGAAAACTGATGTCCTATCTGAACGCGAAGATGGAAGCTTATACGGACCAGTACGCCTTCCGCAGCGAGGTGATCCGAGCGATGATGGATCCAGAGTTCGAGTTCAAGATCGGTGAAGAGGTCATTTCTCCCAAAGGCGAGCTGCTGAACCTGACTGCTAAGCGGGCTCACGAGGTGTACGGGGATCCGCCGATGCCCTTGCTTGGATCGGGCATCGTTGACGATCTCGACAAGTTGATTAGTAGCTTGGCAGTGGATACGGATCCAGTGATCACTCGATTCGAGGCGACCTGGTCCTTGAGTTTGGCGGAATTCATCGTTGGCTTGGCGCCGTTTCTCCTAGCGGTTGCGGTGATCAGCGTTTACGTGGAATTCCAAACGCCGGGCTTCGGGGTGTTTGGCATCGTCGGAGTAGTCTTTTTCTTGATCGCGATCTTTGGCCACAATGTGGCGGGTCTGTCTGGGCATGAGCCGCTGCTGTTATTTATCATAGGTGTCGCACTGCTCTTCCTGGAAGTTTTCGTGGCTCCCGGAACCCTGTTCTTCGCAATTCCCGGATTCATCATGATGCTAGTCAGTTTGGTCTGGGCCATGGCCGACATTTGGCCCTCGGAAACTCCGGATTTCACTTGGAGTTGGGAGATGTTCGAGAAGCCAGTCCAGAACTTGGTGGGAGGCGTTCTTATGGGAGTGGTCGGGGTCTTGGTCCTTGCTCGCTTTTTGCCGAAAACCTTTCTCTGGGACCGCTTGGTGTTGAAGGAGTCGGTCGCGGGACTCGGTGGTGACGTGGAGGGAGTAAGCGCTTCCTCGGCGGAATCGAGCCTTGTCGGGGCCGTGGCAGTTGCCGTGTCGGACCTCATGCCAAGCGGCGAAATCGAAATCGACGGACGGCGTTACGACGCCAAGCTCAATTTCGGGTCCGCCGACAGGGGTACGCAGGTGCGGGTTGTGTCGAAGTCGGATTTTGGATACATTGTGGAGATCGCCGACTCATGA
- the fabF gene encoding beta-ketoacyl-ACP synthase II, with translation MSELPDNQRVVVTGLGAITPIGLDVDSFFNGLIAGKNGISRVDAFDTEKFTCKIGGQVRDFDPAAAMDPKEARRNDRFVQFAFAAAKEAVAQSGLEFDKEDPERIGVFVGSGIGGMDTMEQNAKKLLESGPRKVSPFLIPALISNMASGVLAIEYGAMGPNFSIVSACATGAHAIGEALKTIRLGEADVMICGGSEATITPLSFAGFCSMKAMSTNNDDPEHASRPFDSGRDGFVMGEGAGIIVIESLEHAKKRGANIICEVAGYGASCDANHITAPHPEGKGLISAMKRALKSANLNAEQVEYINAHGTSTPYNDKFETAAVRGLFGAHADKLMISSTKSMTGHLLGAAGGIESVACAKMLQEGKVAPTMNLQTPDPDCDLDYVPNEAREAKLSITMSNSLGFGGQNASLIFRSV, from the coding sequence ATGAGCGAATTGCCGGATAATCAAAGAGTGGTAGTGACTGGCCTGGGCGCCATCACCCCTATCGGCTTGGATGTCGATAGCTTCTTCAATGGCCTGATCGCGGGCAAGAACGGTATCAGCCGCGTCGACGCCTTCGACACGGAGAAGTTTACCTGCAAGATCGGCGGGCAAGTGCGCGACTTCGATCCCGCTGCCGCTATGGATCCCAAGGAAGCGCGTCGCAACGACCGCTTCGTGCAGTTCGCCTTCGCGGCGGCGAAAGAAGCGGTCGCCCAATCGGGACTCGAGTTCGACAAGGAGGACCCCGAGCGTATCGGTGTATTCGTCGGTTCCGGTATCGGAGGAATGGATACTATGGAGCAAAACGCGAAAAAGCTCCTCGAGAGCGGACCGCGCAAGGTTTCGCCTTTCCTGATCCCCGCCCTTATTTCCAACATGGCATCTGGCGTGCTCGCTATCGAGTACGGAGCCATGGGACCTAACTTCTCCATCGTCAGCGCTTGCGCCACCGGAGCCCACGCCATCGGCGAGGCTCTCAAGACCATCCGACTTGGCGAAGCGGACGTTATGATCTGTGGCGGAAGCGAGGCGACGATCACTCCGCTATCCTTCGCGGGCTTCTGCTCGATGAAGGCCATGTCGACCAATAACGACGACCCAGAGCATGCCAGCCGTCCGTTCGATTCTGGACGTGATGGATTCGTAATGGGCGAGGGCGCTGGAATCATCGTTATCGAATCTCTGGAGCACGCCAAGAAGCGGGGCGCGAATATCATATGCGAGGTTGCCGGCTACGGTGCATCTTGTGACGCTAACCACATCACTGCCCCGCATCCGGAAGGAAAGGGCCTCATTTCGGCCATGAAGCGGGCTCTCAAGTCCGCCAACCTCAACGCGGAGCAAGTCGAGTACATCAACGCTCACGGCACCTCGACTCCTTACAACGACAAGTTCGAAACGGCGGCGGTTCGCGGTCTTTTCGGCGCTCATGCGGACAAGCTTATGATCAGCTCCACCAAGTCCATGACTGGGCACCTGCTCGGCGCGGCAGGGGGAATCGAGTCCGTGGCTTGCGCGAAGATGCTGCAAGAGGGCAAGGTCGCTCCGACTATGAACTTGCAGACGCCGGATCCGGATTGCGATCTCGACTACGTGCCGAACGAAGCTCGCGAAGCGAAGCTAAGCATCACCATGAGCAACAGCTTGGGCTTCGGCGGGCAAAACGCCTCCCTTATCTTCCGCTCCGTGTAG
- the acpP gene encoding acyl carrier protein has protein sequence MADEKTIEQRVSEIIVNQLNVNEEQITPGASFLDDLGADSLDTVELIMAFEEEFKDEIDGEIPESDAEKLQTVGDVISYINGKAGA, from the coding sequence ATGGCTGACGAAAAAACAATCGAACAACGGGTCTCCGAGATCATCGTAAACCAGCTCAACGTGAATGAAGAGCAGATCACTCCGGGTGCATCTTTCCTCGACGACTTGGGCGCTGACTCTCTCGATACAGTCGAGCTGATCATGGCCTTCGAAGAAGAGTTCAAGGACGAGATCGACGGTGAGATTCCTGAGTCCGACGCTGAAAAGCTGCAGACTGTTGGCGATGTAATCAGCTACATCAACGGCAAGGCTGGCGCGTAA
- the ndk gene encoding nucleoside-diphosphate kinase, translating into MEKTFIILKPDCMEKGLAGQVLSRFEKEGFAIVASKMSKLGSEILREHYAHVADKPFFPEIEAFMSSRPVIFVALQGENVIARVRELLGPTDSTKAPAGTIRGDFGTDMMRNVVHASDGPETAAAELKRFFAEGEIYA; encoded by the coding sequence ATGGAAAAAACATTCATCATCCTGAAGCCGGACTGCATGGAAAAGGGCCTCGCTGGCCAAGTGCTCTCCCGTTTCGAAAAAGAAGGTTTTGCGATCGTAGCGAGCAAGATGTCCAAGCTTGGCTCTGAGATCTTGCGCGAGCACTACGCCCATGTGGCGGACAAGCCCTTCTTCCCGGAAATCGAAGCTTTCATGAGCTCCCGTCCCGTGATCTTCGTCGCTTTGCAGGGCGAGAACGTGATCGCACGGGTGCGCGAGCTGCTTGGCCCAACGGATTCGACCAAGGCTCCAGCTGGTACGATCCGTGGAGACTTCGGCACCGATATGATGCGCAACGTCGTTCACGCATCCGACGGCCCTGAGACCGCTGCTGCGGAGCTCAAGCGCTTCTTTGCCGAGGGCGAGATCTACGCCTAA
- a CDS encoding NfeD family protein: MSVIIGLLILGFALIALEIFIPGGIVGIFGGISLLAAVGFAYESYSMEGAIIVFGVGLVGVVACLWFEFKVLPKTAAGKKFFLQDQVTGKSQSDVCESDWVGKQGTTATALSPTGYVIVEGRKFEAYSRSGFLDKGELVRVDSFDQFKVTVSKV; this comes from the coding sequence ATGAGCGTAATCATCGGACTTTTGATTTTGGGTTTCGCCCTCATCGCCTTGGAAATTTTCATTCCCGGCGGTATCGTGGGAATCTTTGGCGGCATCAGCTTGTTGGCGGCTGTAGGATTCGCCTACGAGAGCTATTCCATGGAAGGGGCTATTATTGTATTTGGCGTGGGCCTGGTTGGGGTGGTGGCGTGCCTCTGGTTCGAGTTCAAGGTTCTGCCCAAGACTGCTGCGGGAAAGAAGTTTTTCTTGCAAGACCAGGTGACCGGCAAAAGCCAGTCGGACGTTTGCGAAAGCGATTGGGTGGGAAAGCAGGGCACCACGGCTACGGCGCTTTCGCCAACGGGTTACGTTATCGTCGAAGGGCGCAAGTTCGAGGCGTACTCGCGTAGCGGATTTCTGGACAAGGGAGAGTTGGTGAGAGTCGACTCTTTCGAT
- a CDS encoding aldose epimerase, which translates to MEEIEYLGETIYRWAVGASTYLAAPRRGARLMNWNLSYADGTFRDIIHWPDIDSIDKLVKARGGNPILFPFSARTYSKGEIQKWVAPSGKTLPMPMHGFARQNAFEITRVDKTGFAAKLVQDKVAKEAYPFDYDFEVIYRFQEKEFSVELRLSNHGKESIPWSAGHHFYFTIPWLDGTTRDDYSLRIPAKKAVRHAPNGSLDPVKGHKKTESIANPSIVDRIHYQLTDSLVECICKQDDSRLKIEIGTQATPNPGYALVTWTESDKSPFFCIEPWMGPPNAPENEIGLHQVGPGETQAFSVTVSVE; encoded by the coding sequence ATGGAGGAAATAGAGTACCTAGGAGAAACGATCTATCGCTGGGCTGTCGGAGCCTCGACCTACCTGGCCGCTCCCCGAAGAGGAGCTCGCCTGATGAATTGGAACCTCAGTTACGCCGACGGTACCTTCCGCGACATCATTCACTGGCCAGACATCGACTCCATCGACAAACTGGTAAAAGCGCGCGGCGGCAACCCCATCCTCTTCCCCTTTTCGGCCCGAACCTATTCAAAAGGTGAAATCCAGAAGTGGGTAGCTCCATCCGGCAAGACGCTGCCGATGCCCATGCATGGTTTCGCCCGCCAAAACGCCTTCGAAATCACTCGCGTCGACAAGACCGGATTCGCCGCAAAACTCGTACAGGACAAGGTAGCGAAAGAGGCCTACCCGTTCGACTACGACTTCGAGGTCATCTACCGCTTCCAGGAAAAAGAATTCAGCGTGGAGCTCCGCCTTTCCAACCATGGCAAAGAAAGCATTCCTTGGTCCGCTGGGCACCATTTTTACTTCACAATACCCTGGCTCGACGGCACGACACGCGACGACTACAGCTTGCGCATACCAGCCAAAAAAGCAGTTCGCCACGCCCCCAACGGCAGCCTCGATCCCGTGAAAGGCCACAAGAAAACGGAATCGATCGCAAATCCATCGATCGTGGACCGTATCCATTACCAGCTTACAGACTCGCTTGTGGAATGCATCTGCAAGCAGGACGACTCGCGCCTCAAAATCGAGATCGGAACGCAAGCGACTCCAAATCCAGGATACGCGCTGGTGACTTGGACCGAATCCGACAAGTCCCCCTTCTTCTGCATCGAACCCTGGATGGGACCCCCCAACGCTCCAGAAAACGAAATCGGCCTTCACCAAGTCGGCCCAGGCGAGACGCAAGCCTTCTCGGTGACGGTGTCGGTAGAGTGA